The genomic segment CACTCTATCTTTGTTCGTGCAAATGACTATGACCACCTCCTCAGACCAATTGGCAGAATGCCCAGAATATGTTCTGGAAGTTAAGATAGGAGACATGTTCAGTTCCTTAGGAAACTGAGCCTGCGCAATAACAGCCAGTCACCTGCAGGAACCAACCCTATGAACCATGCCTACGTAGCTTTTTTGTGTAGCAGAAAATAAGAGAACTGAAGGGACCACCCTGGCGGAACTTGTGGCAGACTTGTAGTTTGTATGTGTTTGGTGTCACCTCTCCAGTTAACTGATAAAAAAGAGCGattcatttaatattgacttcaggtgtccctggttTTGAATTTCCAACKCAACTGTGTATTCAATTACTTTGCGAGAATGTTGTCTCTGTCTWTGCATTATTATGTACTTGTAACTGACTAGTTTTCCCTATGGCGATATATTTACTTTACTTCACAGTGTTTTGGAGGATAATTCCATTTTATATCTATCTGGTTTTAGTCAAACGTGTTATGCAGGTTTTATTCCACTTTTCTTCAGTCTTCTCACTTCTTACCAATAAAGAGCATTCCATATGATTTGTGCTTTAGAGTTCattgtttatttttcataattttaaCATTAAATCTCAACATGACAATTAAAGATCCACCCATATATACAAAATACAGTACAGATATTAATTGTACTGTTTGTTAAAATGTCAAACTGTTAAGAAAATCAGAATGTACTTCTCAGACCTGTTTGTAAATGACCCAGTTGAAAATATCTGAACAGAAACATCAGCATTAACATTAAATCAACTGACTATTTACATGATTTATTGMACAATAATATATCAACTGTACTCTGTTGTGTACTATCACATGTAATTTCATAattgacaatgtaaaaatgttgtaAGCTATAAGAAAATAATTTACAGAACAATTACAGACTCCttaatgaattaattaatttgaACTAATTAACCATTTGTTTTAGTTTGGTGTTTTGGCTTGTATCCTTGTTCTTATGTTCTACTGTCTTTCGATTCTTTATTATGTATTTTTTGAATGTCTTTATGTTTACACACCTGTCTGTGATCTGAGCCCCTCactggaaaaaacaaacaaaaagtttcCCACAATTATTTTTTAACACTAGCCAGGATCTAaacttctacatggaacccaaaagagttctacctgcaaccaaaactGGTTCTTCAAAGGTTCTTCAGACAAAGAACCTTTTAAGGTTTTGAATATCAactttttctctaagagtgtaaaCATTACACCAGCTCACAGAACACCCCCATATACGGCGTACCGATAACCTTCCCACATGTGCACATGGGACCCTGTTGAGACACAAGCTGGTGGCAGAAAGACTGCCGCTGCTGAATCTTGGGATGTTCATGGACCGCTCCACATGGGCACCCCCACTGCTGCTCTGGCTGAATGTTCGCTCCAAAGTGACCGTACCCTCCATAGTCATTTAACTGACTGAAAACTCCAAAGCCTCTGGCACTGGActgtctggctctggctgggctacctCTTGTTTCCAAGGTGACAAAGGGAGTTAGGTCACCCTGATGATGCTCGATCTCCATTCTGTGCAGTTCCGTCCTCTGGTGATATCTGCCCCTGCTGTAGAAGGACAGGGATGGTGGGTTGGAGGTTTTGTCCCAGAACACTTCTAATTCTATGGGACAGGGTATTGTTTCAGGTTGAGCTGTAGTTTGCCCAGGAAGATAGATAAACTGAGACTTTATGTCTCCCTGTGAACTCAGTTGGCCCWTCTGCCAGCGCAGAGCAAAAACGTTGACATTCCTAGAAGAAGAAACGTTGACACGTAAGCCAATGGTCCAATCACAGTCCTCAGAGAATTTGACCACCCACCTAGGGTTGGCATCAGAGCCGCTATCCTGGCACAGAAGAGTATGGGTGGTGAGTTTGGTAAGTGGGGTGTAGAACACTTTCCTGTGGTCCTGGGAAAGAGACATTCCCCTTCCCAAGCTCTTGGGGTCAAAGGTCATCGTGGTGGAATCCTGTGCTTTCTGGGGGTTCTCAGGGTRGACCAGAGCCAGCAGAGAACTCCAAAGCTGTGTCATCTGCTCCACGAGCTTTCCTCCGCTCTGCTGTAGCTCCTGGACCAGCTTGTCCCGGTCGACCCCGGGCTCTAGCCCCTTCCTCAGATCCACAGCACGGGCCTTCTCCACAGCCTGGTGCACCCCTGCATAACCCTGGAGGAAGTGGAAGGAGTCCCCATCAGACAGGGCAGCCTGCATGGTCCTCTTGGAGGTATTGATGGACACTATGCGAGCTGAGACGGAAGTCTTGATGCTGGTCAGGGTGATGTCGCGCAGGACGGACACTCCCTCGATGAGCCGGACACTGGAGCTAGCcaacctctccctctgctccttaTCCCACCTCGCTAGATCCtgaatttgtctctctctctgggccaaCTCCTTCTGCTCTTCCTTCAGCTTCTCTCCCAGCTCTTTGTGTGCCTTAGGCAGTGTTTTCATGTTGTGGACACGGTGCTGGTCCTCGATYGCGCAGGACATGCACGCACTAGTTAGGTCYTCCAAGCAGTAGTACTCAAGAATCTTACCATGTTGGGGGCATTTGGTGGCTGCCCCAARTCCCCCAGCCCCCGGTGCTATGGGTTCAGTCAGGGTATGTGTCTGCAGCAGCAATGGCACTGTCAGGTGGGGTTCCAAGTGGTGGGCACACATGGACATCTCACATTTGATGCAAGTCTTCAATGCTGGCTTTTTGTCATCCACACACATGTCACAAACAACAGCCTGGATCTCCGGCAGAACCTGGCACACCTCAATCATTTTCACTTCTGATATCCCTGGTGCGGTTGAAGCTTTCTCAACGAATGGTGGTGGGAATCGGGTCTTTTGCATGTTAAAAATACCTCTTAGTAGCCTCTCTCAATCTTACTGACAATAAYCCTTTCAAAGTCGTTGGCCCCTATAATTATAATCTAAACGTTTTACTTGTCGGTCTGTTTGCTTTCTGTCTCTGATCTGTTCTGCGTTTGAGGCCACMCCTAGATTAATCTCATGCAATTTTGCTGCATTCACAACCAGgtgggaaggtggtaattaccaattgtgaagtcgtaaatacgaGTTGGGTGCAGAAATYTaatcactcaaattcatagacagcgcTATGGATGACCATCAATTTACATATtatagttttaatcatgttttgaggctatacagtgtttgtttatatttattcgatctatttacaaacattggaataaaaaAGCTTATTTTGGTTCTGATTTGAGTTCTGATATTTTGCTTTCTGATGAGGTTGgtcagttgaactaagctcatgaggcacttataagttatattcttcaataataaaTGGTACATAGCATTCATTTATGCCCataaattgatgtagcaactgctgattccCRTTTAATGG from the Salvelinus sp. IW2-2015 unplaced genomic scaffold, ASM291031v2 Un_scaffold910, whole genome shotgun sequence genome contains:
- the LOC139024041 gene encoding E3 ubiquitin-protein ligase TRIM15-like; this encodes MQKTRFPPPFVEKASTAPGISEVKMIEVCQVLPEIQAVVCDMCVDDKKPALKTCIKCEMSMCAHHLEPHLTVPLLLQTHTLTEPIAPGAGGXGAATKCPQHGKILEYYCLEDLTSACMSCAIEDQHRVHNMKTLPKAHKELGEKLKEEQKELAQRERQIQDLARWDKEQRERLASSSVRLIEGVSVLRDITLTSIKTSVSARIVSINTSKRTMQAALSDGDSFHFLQGYAGVHQAVEKARAVDLRKGLEPGVDRDKLVQELQQSGGKLVEQMTQLWSSLLALVXPENPQKAQDSTTMTFDPKSLGRGMSLSQDHRKVFYTPLTKLTTHTLLCQDSGSDANPRWVVKFSEDCDWTIGLRVNVSSSRNVNVFALRWQXGQLSSQGDIKSQFIYLPGQTTAQPETIPCPIELEVFWDKTSNPPSLSFYSRGRYHQRTELHRMEIEHHQGDLTPFVTLETRGSPARARQSSARGFGVFSQLNDYGGYGHFGANIQPEQQWGCPCGAVHEHPKIQQRQSFCHQLVSQQGPMCTCGKVIGTPYMGVFCELV